A region from the Triticum aestivum cultivar Chinese Spring chromosome 3D, IWGSC CS RefSeq v2.1, whole genome shotgun sequence genome encodes:
- the LOC123076447 gene encoding uncharacterized protein, with protein MEVDGTPDLTDFMNDWFFGTVGVKHNAVAAGSPAYDLTGESSSSSKKKQSSEKKPQRAESEGGRSGGGGSSRGSNASKQTQEWLEEAKRMMVGSGSPGRMGSPSRQVPKFAGGNGTEPSPALDRRDPMSRSARRTLFLPACTCRHRQPGGIGDEILQRASIISSPPRSDTSTPSAPPSPSPSLPPNPHSSRRKSRFHGPSGPDPSASLRRTTSSASNSPPTASAPPRPLHHRRHASASGSPAVDGFDDGVARLNAFLRRQRAALADLSSGDRSSRSRSTKLVLSDASKSVSSIVAAICYAWMQSSKGDGQAAAVPVVNMRRSRMAGCRQAAWLLYHVGVDASALLFADEVDMEGLIMDQRASLVVVGQDVLRSNGEAGSVCTLLANDHSEEAYALLQSLDIKKLLLAGILLDTNNLSKVCSEKDSEAVRSLLLGSSEHKRHELFQQLMLDHNEHSFVEFLKNTYRKSSTDGAGDSPPEQKNSVSGASQDAKKSNSANQKPARGKPSEEAPQGKNKFSLAKFFGFGRK; from the exons ATGGAGGTGGACGGGACGCCGGACCTGACGGACTTCATGAACGACTGGTTCTTCGGGACCGTCGGCGTGAAGCacaacgccgtcgccgccggctcccccgcgtacgACCTCACGggcgagagcagcagcagcagcaagaagaAGCAGTCGTCGGAGAAGAAGCCGCAGAGGGCGGAAAGCGAAGGCGGCCgtagtggcggcggcggcagcagcaggggCAGCAACGCGAGCAAGCAGACGCAGGAGTGGCTGGAGGAGGCCAAGAGGATGATGGTCGGCTCCGGGTCGCCGGGGCGGATGGGCTCACCGTCCAGGCAGGTGCCCAAGTTCGCAGGTGGCAACGGCACGGAGCCCTCGCCGGCGCTGGACCGCCGGGATCCCATGTCACGTTCAGCGAGAAG AACGCTGTTCCTCCCGGCGTGTACGTGCAGGCACCGGCAGCCGGGCGGCATCGGCGACGAGATCCTGCAGCGGGCGTCCATCATCTCCTCGCCTCCGCGCTCCGACACCTCCACCCCGTCGGCGCCGCCCTCCCCATCCCCGTCCCTGCCGCCGAACCCGCACTCGTCCCGCCGCAAGTCCCGCTTCCACGGCCCCTCCGGCCCAGACCCCTCCGCCTCCCTCCGCCGCACCACCTCCTCCGCGTCCAACTCTCCACCCACCGcctccgcgcccccgcgccccctgcACCACCGCCGCCACGCGTCCGCCTCTGGCTCCCCCGCCGTCGACGGTTTCGACGACGGCGTCGCTCGACTCAACGCCTTCCTCCGCCGCCAGCGCGCCGCCCTCGCCGATCTGTCCTCCGGGGACCGCTCCTCCCGCTCGAGGTCCACGAAGCTCGTGCTCTCCGACGCCTCCAAAA GTGTGAGCTCGATCGTGGCGGCGATATGCTACGCGTGGATGCAGTCGAGCAAGGGGGACGGCCAGGCGGCGGCGGTGCCGGTGGTGAACATGCGCCGGAGCAGGATGGCGGGGTGCAGGCAGGCGGCCTGGCTCCTCTACCACGTCGGGGTCGACGCCTCGGCCCTGCTCTTCGCCGACGAG GTTGATATGGAGGGATTAATAATGGATCAGCGGGCCAGCTTGGTGGTGGTGGGGCAAGATGTTTTGAGATCAAACGGTGAG GCGGGCTCAGTTTGCACACTCCTCGCCAATGACCATTCTGAAGAAGCTTATGCCCTACTTCAGAGCCTGGACATAAAGAAACTTCTG CTTGCAGGTATCCTGTTAGATACAAACAACCTTTCCAAGGTGTGCTCAGAGAAAGATTCAGAGGCGGTGCGATCGCTCTTGCTCGGTTCCTCTGAGCATAAACGGCATGAATTGTTTCAACAAT TGATGCTTGATCACAATGAGCATTCTTTCGTCGAGTTCTTGAAGAACACCTACAGAAAGTCATCCACAGATG GTGCTGGGGACAGTCCTCCAGAGCAAAAGAATTCAGTTTCAGGGGCATCCCAAGATGCTAAAAAATCCAATTCAG CTAACCAGAAACCAGCGCGCGGAAAGCCTTCAGAAGAAGCTCCTCAGGGGAAAAACAAATTTTCCTTGGCCAAGTTTTTTGGTTTTGGTCGAAAATAA